GGATCTGCTGCGTCGTCCAGCCGTGGTTGACGGCGTACCCGAGGGCGCCGTACTGGCCCATCCCGCGGCCGTGCCCCCAGCCGCGGCCCGTGAAGGTGAACGTGGGGTCGGCCGCCTGCGCAGGGGCCGCGAGTCCGGCTACCGCCGTCGCGGCCACCACGACCGCCGCGAGCAGTCCTCGCAGACCCGTCCTGGTTCTTGGCGCGCGCATCCTGGGCTCCCTTGTCGGCGGTGCGACCGGCGTCATGGCCGTTTCCAGCGTACGGAGCCGGAGCCGACACGGCAGGTGGGAGCACCCCCGTGGCACTCGCTGCCCGGTCCGGGCGGGCGGGCAGCCTCGGCCCGGACCAGCGACGGGGCGCCCGCGCCGCGATAGATTGGCCCGCAGTCCCATCCCATGTTCTCGGAGGAATCGTGCAGGTACTCGTCACCGGCGGCGCCGGCTTCATCGGCGCCAACTTCGTCCACCAGACCGTCCGCGAGCGCCCGGACGTGCAGGTGACGGTGCTCGACGCGCTGACCTACGCGGGCGACCGCGCCTCGCTGGCCCCCGTGGCCGACAAGATCACCCTGGTCGAGGGCTCGATCACCGACGCCGCGCTCGTCGACCGGCTGGTCGCGGCGTCGGACCTGGTGGTCCACTTCGCGGCAGAGTCGCACAACGACAACTCGCTGAACGACCCGTCGCCGTTCGTGCAGACCAACGTCGTCGGCACGTTCACCCTGCTGGAGGCGGTGCGCAAGCACGGCGTGCGCTTCCACCACATCTCGACGGACGAGGTGTACGGCGACCTTGAGCTGGACGACCCGGCGAAGTTCACCCCGGAGACGCCGTACAACCCGTCGTCGCCGTACTCGTCGACGAAGGCCGGCTCGGACCTGCTGGTGCGCGCCTGGGTGCGCAGCTTCGGGGTGCAGGCCACGATCTCGAACTGCTCGAACAACTACGGGCCGTACCAGCACATCGAGAAGTTCATCCCCCGGCAGGTCACGAACCTGATCGACGGCATCCGCCCGCGCCTGTACGGCGCCGGGCAGAACGTGCGCGACTGGATCCACGTCGAGGACCACAACTCGGCCGTGTGGGCCATCATCGACCGCGGCCAGATCGGCGAGACCTACCTCATCGGCGCCGACGGCGAGAAGAACAACCTCGAGGTCGTCCAGACCCTGCTGGAGATCTTCGGCCGCCCCGCCGACGACTTCGACCACGTCAACGACCGCCCCGGCCACGACCTGCGCTACGCCATCGACGCTTCCCGGCTGCGCAACGAGCTCGGCTGGACGCCGCAGTACACCGACTTCCGCTCCGGGCTCCAGGCCACCGTCGAGTGGTACCAGGCCAACGAGTCCTGGTGGCGGCCCGCGAAGGCCGCGGTCGAGGCGAAGTACGCGGCCCAGGGTCAGTGACGCTTCCCGATCCCCCGCCGACGACGCCGGAGCCCGACGCTCCGGCGTCGTCGTCTGTGGCGCGGAGACGCACGGCCATGTCGATGCGTCTCGGCGGGTTTCTCGGGATCCCGTTGCTGAGCGCGATCGCGCCGTTCATCACGCTCCCGGTCGTCGCTCGCATCGCAGGCGAGGCCGGCTGGGGCGACATCTCAGCCGCGCAGGCCATCGGCACGCTCGGGTCGATCGCGGTCACCTTCGGGTGGGGCATCTACGGCCCGCCTGCCGTCGCCACCACCACCGACGTCGCGACGCGTCAGCGCTACTACCTCGACTCCCTCGTGGTGCGCGCGATCACCGCCGCGATCGTCCTCCCGGCCGTCCTGGTCATCACGTGGGCGGTCATCGGAACGGGGTTCGTGCGCGACTCGCTCTTCCTGGCCGGGTCGCTCACGCTCCTCGGCCTGCTCCCGTCCTGGTACTGCATCGGCGTGGGCGAACCGATACTCATGGCACGGTACGACGTGCTGCCACGTCTGGCCGCCGCGCTCGTCTCCTTGCCGATCATGCTGTGGACGCAGTCCATCTGGCCCTACCCGGTGCTCACCACGTTGGCGCTCGTCGTCCCCCTCACGCTGTTCAGCCGCCGGATCCTGCGCGGGTACCGCCGGCCCGCGGGGGGCGGTCGCCCGCTGTGGGCACGGTTCCGTCAGACGGCCGCCACCGCCGGCATCGACGCGGCCGGGAACGCTTACGGGTCGACGCCCGTGCCCATCTCGACGGCGACGCTGCCGGTGGCGGATGCGTCGTCGTTCGGTTCGGCTGACAGGCTCTACCGCATCGGGCTCGGGATCGTGGTGGCCGCGCTGGGCAACGCGTTCCAGGGCTGGGTGCTCGCTCCCGACGCCGTGGACCGGCGCCGCCGCCAGCACCTGGCGATCGCCGCGCACGCCGTGACAGGCCTGGTCGGCCTCGTCTTCCTGGCCACTCTCGGCCCCTGGGCGACGGGCGTCTTTCTGGGCGCCGAGGTCGCCGCGGAACGCTGGCCCTCCGTCTGGTTCGGGGTCGCGTTCCTGTTCATCTCGCTGTCGACACCACTCATCCGCAATCTGCTGATCCCCGCGGGCCGCGGCAAGTTCGTACTGCTGGCGACGATCATCAGCTCGGTCGCGGGCCTCGTGCTCATGGGCGTGGGCGCGGCGCGGCAGGACGCCGCCTTCATCGCGTTCGGCATGGCGGCCTCGGAGATCGTGCTCGTGGCCGTTCTCGCCGCGCCGGCGCTCCGGCTGCGGCCTGCACCGCCGGCTACAGCGGGTCGATCCGCCAGCTGATCGCTGCCGCACGGCGGGCGAGGTCGTCCGGTATACGGCCGCCGACGCCGCGAGCGCCGTCACGCAGTCCACGGGCGATGATCCGCGCCATCGCACCCCGGGGCCGCGCGTAGGCGAGCACGAAGACGAGGTGCCGCAGCTCTTTGAGGGTGTCGACCACGCGGAGCCCGGTGGCGACACCCTGGTAGGCCCGGTTGATCACCACACGGTTGCGTGCGCGGTAGTAGTAGCGGAACGGGGTGCTCATCGAGAGGGTGAGCGCAGCGCCCCCGACGCGCGGAACCCAGGGCCCGAGGCGCAGGGGGTAGGTGCGTCCTAGCGAATGGGGAAGGTCGAGCCCCGGTGCTGCCAGGCAGGCGCGTCCCGCCGTCGTCAGCCGCAGCCAGTACTCGACGTCGACGAGGTCGATGAACAGCTCGGCACGCATCAGGCCGCAGGTGCGCAGCACCTCGCCCGAGACGAGCGAACCGGACTGGATGGGCTCGCGCGACCGCTGGAACCCGTCCGGGTCGACACCTCCGGCAACCTGCGCGACCCCGGCGAACTGTGCCGGGGACACCATGCCCACCGGAAGTCCGGCGGCGACCCCGCGGTCCCACACCTCGACGAGCGCCGCGACGAACCCGTCGGGCAGCACGCTGTCCTGGTCGAACGTGACGACGAGGTCCACGTCGGCCGGAGCAGCGGCCT
The Xylanimonas cellulosilytica DSM 15894 DNA segment above includes these coding regions:
- the rfbB gene encoding dTDP-glucose 4,6-dehydratase, with protein sequence MQVLVTGGAGFIGANFVHQTVRERPDVQVTVLDALTYAGDRASLAPVADKITLVEGSITDAALVDRLVAASDLVVHFAAESHNDNSLNDPSPFVQTNVVGTFTLLEAVRKHGVRFHHISTDEVYGDLELDDPAKFTPETPYNPSSPYSSTKAGSDLLVRAWVRSFGVQATISNCSNNYGPYQHIEKFIPRQVTNLIDGIRPRLYGAGQNVRDWIHVEDHNSAVWAIIDRGQIGETYLIGADGEKNNLEVVQTLLEIFGRPADDFDHVNDRPGHDLRYAIDASRLRNELGWTPQYTDFRSGLQATVEWYQANESWWRPAKAAVEAKYAAQGQ
- a CDS encoding lipopolysaccharide biosynthesis protein, with the protein product MSMRLGGFLGIPLLSAIAPFITLPVVARIAGEAGWGDISAAQAIGTLGSIAVTFGWGIYGPPAVATTTDVATRQRYYLDSLVVRAITAAIVLPAVLVITWAVIGTGFVRDSLFLAGSLTLLGLLPSWYCIGVGEPILMARYDVLPRLAAALVSLPIMLWTQSIWPYPVLTTLALVVPLTLFSRRILRGYRRPAGGGRPLWARFRQTAATAGIDAAGNAYGSTPVPISTATLPVADASSFGSADRLYRIGLGIVVAALGNAFQGWVLAPDAVDRRRRQHLAIAAHAVTGLVGLVFLATLGPWATGVFLGAEVAAERWPSVWFGVAFLFISLSTPLIRNLLIPAGRGKFVLLATIISSVAGLVLMGVGAARQDAAFIAFGMAASEIVLVAVLAAPALRLRPAPPATAGRSAS
- a CDS encoding glycosyltransferase codes for the protein MVARVPESQPGSRRVLAVVSSFRPTAELVGNVALIAAQVDGVVVVDDGSGPDHAGVLDDVRALGATVVVLPENVGIAAALNAGLEAAAPADVDLVVTFDQDSVLPDGFVAALVEVWDRGVAAGLPVGMVSPAQFAGVAQVAGGVDPDGFQRSREPIQSGSLVSGEVLRTCGLMRAELFIDLVDVEYWLRLTTAGRACLAAPGLDLPHSLGRTYPLRLGPWVPRVGGAALTLSMSTPFRYYYRARNRVVINRAYQGVATGLRVVDTLKELRHLVFVLAYARPRGAMARIIARGLRDGARGVGGRIPDDLARRAAAISWRIDPL